Proteins encoded in a region of the Azospirillum sp. TSH58 genome:
- a CDS encoding tetratricopeptide repeat protein produces MATIGEVLAVAFAEHRAGRLPKAAALYRRVLETDPANPNALYLLGMAEWQSGRPAPCLILIGRALRLNPGWIEARVNRATILYKAGRSAEATADWRRLTLFDPGHPQAWRNLGDAFQAQGDAGTPQAVQALRHAARLDPGLAELHHDLGVVLRRAGRIDEAVDSLHRAIAVKADLAPAHMNLGNTLLERGDDAAAQASLRRALALGPASPEYWYNAGNALYAHGDPQRALSAYRRSARLGLGLAHVRVATALSELGRPAEAEAELIESLPVPGVNVPLSIELLTNVFLRRGGLAEGRAFFTRLASTPLGGVTYRGECLTALAAFDLRDGAPRAARDRLAAVRGDNGWFFTVKSLAALRATLADQGLQLIRPAAMEADGGHRPPRVTSSSLATCGRFAHTVLEYILVRLYAEKHGFLLETPDWVGGAFFELNDPPPSGPLPPLLFARRTLNELVTGATERAPIADRDILSPLFLFEHKQEYRRRVQSWLTPRRVWAPHLDPAIERLRAAGNTVVALHIRRGDFVTANYPITETAWYVDWLRDWWPRFDRPVLYVASDDVAAVRHAFAEFHPLTRADVVEEWAGLDFLQDFHVLMNADVVGTSAASGFSVLAARLNSRARLFVEPDVAARRIRPFEPWTP; encoded by the coding sequence ATGGCCACGATCGGTGAAGTCCTGGCCGTCGCGTTCGCCGAGCATCGCGCCGGCCGTCTTCCCAAGGCGGCCGCTCTCTATCGCCGGGTTCTGGAAACCGACCCGGCGAACCCCAACGCCCTGTATCTGCTCGGCATGGCCGAGTGGCAGTCCGGCCGGCCGGCCCCATGCCTGATCCTGATCGGGCGGGCGCTTCGGCTCAATCCCGGCTGGATCGAGGCGCGCGTCAACCGGGCCACCATCCTCTACAAGGCCGGCCGTTCCGCGGAGGCCACCGCCGACTGGCGGCGGCTGACCCTCTTCGATCCGGGCCATCCGCAGGCCTGGCGCAATCTCGGCGACGCCTTCCAGGCCCAGGGCGATGCCGGGACGCCGCAAGCCGTCCAAGCGCTTCGCCATGCCGCCCGCCTCGATCCCGGCCTGGCCGAGCTTCATCACGATCTGGGGGTGGTCCTCCGCCGCGCCGGCCGGATCGACGAGGCGGTGGACAGCCTGCACCGCGCCATCGCGGTCAAGGCCGATCTGGCGCCCGCCCACATGAACCTCGGCAACACCCTGCTCGAACGCGGCGATGACGCCGCGGCCCAGGCCAGCCTGCGGCGCGCGCTGGCGCTCGGCCCGGCCAGCCCGGAATACTGGTACAACGCCGGCAACGCCCTGTACGCCCACGGCGATCCGCAACGGGCGCTGAGCGCCTACCGGCGGTCGGCGCGGCTCGGGCTCGGGCTCGCCCATGTGCGGGTGGCGACGGCGCTGAGCGAGCTGGGACGCCCGGCGGAGGCGGAGGCCGAACTGATCGAAAGCCTGCCGGTCCCCGGCGTCAACGTACCCCTCAGCATCGAGTTGCTGACCAACGTCTTCCTGCGGCGCGGCGGGCTGGCCGAGGGGCGGGCGTTCTTCACCCGGCTGGCCTCGACGCCGCTCGGCGGCGTGACCTATCGCGGCGAATGCCTGACGGCGCTGGCCGCGTTCGATCTGCGGGACGGCGCGCCACGGGCCGCCCGCGACCGGCTGGCGGCGGTGCGCGGGGACAACGGCTGGTTCTTCACCGTGAAGTCGCTCGCCGCCCTGCGCGCGACCCTGGCCGATCAGGGGCTCCAGCTCATCCGCCCCGCCGCCATGGAGGCGGACGGCGGGCACCGGCCCCCGCGCGTGACCTCGTCGTCGCTGGCCACCTGCGGCCGCTTCGCCCACACCGTCCTGGAATACATCCTGGTCCGGCTCTACGCCGAGAAACACGGCTTCCTGCTGGAGACGCCCGACTGGGTGGGCGGCGCCTTCTTCGAGCTGAACGACCCGCCGCCGAGCGGCCCGCTGCCACCGCTGCTGTTCGCCCGCCGCACCCTCAACGAGCTGGTGACCGGCGCCACGGAGCGGGCGCCGATCGCCGATCGCGACATCCTCTCGCCCCTGTTCCTGTTCGAGCACAAGCAGGAGTACCGGCGGCGGGTCCAGTCCTGGCTGACGCCGCGCCGGGTCTGGGCGCCGCATCTCGACCCGGCGATTGAACGGTTGCGGGCGGCGGGGAACACGGTGGTCGCGCTCCACATCCGGCGGGGCGACTTCGTGACGGCCAACTACCCGATCACCGAGACCGCCTGGTACGTCGACTGGCTGCGCGACTGGTGGCCGCGTTTCGACCGGCCGGTGCTCTATGTGGCCAGCGACGACGTCGCGGCGGTCCGCCACGCCTTCGCGGAGTTCCATCCCCTGACGCGGGCCGACGTCGTGGAGGAGTGGGCGGGGCTCGACTTCCTTCAGGATTTTCACGTGCTGATGAACGCCGACGTGGTCGGC